A window of Otariodibacter oris genomic DNA:
TCGAGTAAACGAGAGTGAAGATAGAAAACATCCCCAGGGAAAGCTTCACGACCTGGTGGACGACGTAAAAGTAGAGAAATTTGACGGTAAGCAACCGCTTGTTTAGATAAATCATCATAAACAATCAATGCATCTTCACCACGATCACGGAAATATTCACCCATTGCACAACCAGCATAAGGTGCTAAATATTGTAATGCCGCAGATTCTGACGCTGATGCCACTACAACGATAGTATTTTGTAGTGCACCGTGTTCTTCTAGTTTACGTACTACATTTGAAATAGTTGACGCTTTTTGACCAATTGCAACGTAGATACATTTAATACCTGAATCACGTTGATTAATAATTGCATCGATCGCAAGTGCTGTTTTACCAGTTTGACGGTCACCGATGATTAACTCACGCTGACCACGCCCAATTGGAACCATTGAGTCAACGGCTTTATATCCAGTTTGAACTGGTTGATCTACTGATTGACGTTCAATAACGCCTGGTGCAATAACTTCGATCGGAGAGAAACCATCGTTATCAACCTCACCTTTTCCATCAATAGGCTGACCTAGAGTATTTACCACACGACCGAGTAATCCTCTACCTACTGGTACTTCTAAAATACGACCTGTACATTTAACTTCTATTCCTTCTGCTAAATCAGCATAAGGACCCATTACTACCGCACCAACAGAATCTCTTTCTAAGTTTAATGCAATCGCATATCTATTATCGGGTAATGCAATCATTTCACCTTGCATTACATCAGACAAGCCATGGATTCGAATAATTCCATCACTTACTGAAACGATTGTCCCTGTACTTTGTGCATCATTTACCACATTGAACTGGGCAATACGTTTTTTTATCAATTCACTAATTTCTGTAGAATTTAGTTGCATTTTTTATTCCTCTTACAAGCACAACTCTGTTGCTAAACGATTTAACTGCCCACGACTACTTGCATCTATAACAGTATCATCATAACGAATGATAACTCCTGCTAATAATGATTTATCGACATGAGAAACTAAACGTACTTTGCAATTAAGTCGCTTTTCCATCGCAGTGGCGATTTTGGTGTTTTGTGCTTTACTTAATTTTGTTGCAGAAATCACTTCAACATCTTTAGTTAAATCGTGTTCTGAACGTAATTCAAGAAATGCGTTTAATACCGAAGGCAACGCAATTAAGCGTTTATTTTCAGCCATAATACGAATGAAATTTTGCCCATATTGGTCAAGTTGTTCGGCACAAATTGCAATAAACATATCTGCAATTTTATTTGGAGAAAGTGAAGAACTAATAAACTCTACCACTTCTGAATTTTCAGCAACTAAAGCCGAAAATTGCAACATTTCTTGCCATTTATCCAACTGACTCTGTTCTAAAGCAAAATCAAAAGCTGCTTTAGCATAGGGGCGAGCTATTGTAGTTAATTCTGACATCTGCCCCCCTTAATTATAGTTCTGCAACTAGCTTATCAATAATGTCATTGTTTGCCGCAGCATCAACTGAACGACCCACAATTTTTTCTGCACCAGCAACAGCCAACGCAGCCACTTTTTGACGAAGCTCTTCTTGAACACGCTTACGCTCACTTTCAACTTCAGCATAGCCTTGCTCAATAATTCTTGCTTTTTCAGCTTCAGCTTCAGCCTGAACAGATTCTAAAATTTCATTACGACGCTTAGTAGCTAAATCAATAATGTGTTGAGCCTCTTCACGCGCTTTAGCAAGTTCTTTCTCAACCAATACTTTAGTATCTGCTTGCTCTTGTTTCGCTTTTTCAGCGCTTGCTAACGCATCAGCAATATTAGCCTGACGAGTTTCAATTGCACTGATAAGCGGTGGCCAAACATATTTCATACAGAACCACACAAATAGTGCGAACGCAATAAGTTGACCAATTAATGTTGCATTTAAATTCACAACATCCTCCTTCGTTGATAGTGGAAAATAATGTTTTTATATTAGCCCAATAATGCAACGAATGGATTTGCGAATGCGAAATATAAACCGATACCAACAGAGATCATTGCGATAGCATCAAGAAGACCTGCAACGATAAACATTTTAGTCATTAATGAGTTAGCTAATTCAGGTTGTCTTGCCGCTGATTCTAAGAAGCGACCACCTAAAATACCGAAGCCAATTGCAGTACCTAAAGCAGCGAAAGCCATTAAAATAGCAGAAGCAATGATTGTTGAACCAATTACAGTTTCCATAGTTTTTTTTCTCCAATTGAAGTTGAAGGGTTATGAACCCGTGTTTAAGTAAAATAAAAATTAGTGTTCTGCTTTGTTATAAGCAATACTCAAATAGACTATTGTCAGCATCATAAATACAAAAGCTTGTAGAGTAACAACGAGAATATGGAATATAGCCCAAGCAACATGTAAAGGAATTCCCATTGCTTGAACGGCAAAAGAACTCGACATATACATCACAGCAATCAAGACAAAAATCAATTCACCCGCATACATATTACCGAATAAACGCAGTGCAAGAGAAATTGGTTTTGCAATTAATGTTACCGTTTCTAGTATGAAGTTTACAGGAATAAATGCCCAATGATTAAAAGGATGAAGCGTATATTCCTTCACTAAACCACTTACGCCTTTTGACTTAACGGTATAAAAAATAATAAGAAAGAATACACAAATTGCCATACCAAAAGTTGCATTCATATCAGCGGTAGGAACAGCTCTTAAGTGTCCAACCCCAAACATTTCAGCTATTTGAGGAAGAAAATCAACAGGGATTAAGTCGATCGTATTCATTACAAATACCCAACAAAATACTGTTAACGCAAGCGGCACGATAAAATCACGAGAGCCATGAAAATTATCTTTCACTAATCCATGAACCCACTCGACAATCATTTCAACAAAACATTGAAATTTTCCTGGAACTTCTGTTGTCGCTTTTTTCGATACACGATAAAAGAAAAACAAGAATAAAACACCGGATAAAATAGAAAAGAACAAAGTATCTATATTAATACTCCAAAAACCATCCCCTGATGTTAGGAATGTTAAATGGTGGCTAATATAGTCAGTTGTTGTTTGACCAGACATAGTT
This region includes:
- the atpB gene encoding F0F1 ATP synthase subunit A, which gives rise to MSGQTTTDYISHHLTFLTSGDGFWSINIDTLFFSILSGVLFLFFFYRVSKKATTEVPGKFQCFVEMIVEWVHGLVKDNFHGSRDFIVPLALTVFCWVFVMNTIDLIPVDFLPQIAEMFGVGHLRAVPTADMNATFGMAICVFFLIIFYTVKSKGVSGLVKEYTLHPFNHWAFIPVNFILETVTLIAKPISLALRLFGNMYAGELIFVLIAVMYMSSSFAVQAMGIPLHVAWAIFHILVVTLQAFVFMMLTIVYLSIAYNKAEH
- the atpH gene encoding F0F1 ATP synthase subunit delta, with the translated sequence MSELTTIARPYAKAAFDFALEQSQLDKWQEMLQFSALVAENSEVVEFISSSLSPNKIADMFIAICAEQLDQYGQNFIRIMAENKRLIALPSVLNAFLELRSEHDLTKDVEVISATKLSKAQNTKIATAMEKRLNCKVRLVSHVDKSLLAGVIIRYDDTVIDASSRGQLNRLATELCL
- the atpE gene encoding F0F1 ATP synthase subunit C, with translation METVIGSTIIASAILMAFAALGTAIGFGILGGRFLESAARQPELANSLMTKMFIVAGLLDAIAMISVGIGLYFAFANPFVALLG
- the atpF gene encoding F0F1 ATP synthase subunit B yields the protein MNLNATLIGQLIAFALFVWFCMKYVWPPLISAIETRQANIADALASAEKAKQEQADTKVLVEKELAKAREEAQHIIDLATKRRNEILESVQAEAEAEKARIIEQGYAEVESERKRVQEELRQKVAALAVAGAEKIVGRSVDAAANNDIIDKLVAEL
- the atpA gene encoding F0F1 ATP synthase subunit alpha; translation: MQLNSTEISELIKKRIAQFNVVNDAQSTGTIVSVSDGIIRIHGLSDVMQGEMIALPDNRYAIALNLERDSVGAVVMGPYADLAEGIEVKCTGRILEVPVGRGLLGRVVNTLGQPIDGKGEVDNDGFSPIEVIAPGVIERQSVDQPVQTGYKAVDSMVPIGRGQRELIIGDRQTGKTALAIDAIINQRDSGIKCIYVAIGQKASTISNVVRKLEEHGALQNTIVVVASASESAALQYLAPYAGCAMGEYFRDRGEDALIVYDDLSKQAVAYRQISLLLRRPPGREAFPGDVFYLHSRLLERASRVNAEYVERFTKGEVKGKTGSLTALPIIETQAGDVSAFVPTNVISITDGQIFLESNLFNSGIRPAVNPGISVSRVGGSAQTKLIKKLAGGIRTALAQYRELAAFAQFASDLDEATRKQLSHGQKVTELLKQKQYSPMTVAELALSLAAAEYGFLDDIEVERVGSFESSLLEYANAHHADFMKELTQSGDYNDSIKEKLTEVLSDFKKNSSW